One segment of Mycolicibacterium baixiangningiae DNA contains the following:
- a CDS encoding GNAT family N-acetyltransferase has protein sequence MTQTPRRSSTDVGVENDADAGISTRTQQFNDNSGARVTVSLDEAQPISAYTVSLTDGSPVGRAEFVDSPEADGERIVFHTEVGEEFRGRGLAGLLVREALTDSIRKNLTIVPLCPLFAAHLKKHGGEFLADGGRFRRPTAADIALVTRVTRSDAAALTHKEGHAVADN, from the coding sequence ATGACTCAGACGCCTCGGCGAAGCTCGACGGACGTCGGTGTTGAGAACGACGCCGACGCCGGAATCTCGACAAGGACCCAGCAATTCAACGACAACAGCGGTGCACGTGTGACGGTGAGTCTCGATGAAGCACAACCGATCAGCGCCTACACCGTCAGCCTGACAGATGGATCACCCGTCGGCCGTGCAGAATTTGTCGACTCGCCTGAGGCGGACGGGGAGCGAATCGTCTTCCATACCGAGGTCGGCGAGGAGTTCAGGGGGCGGGGTCTGGCGGGTCTCCTCGTCCGCGAGGCGCTCACCGACAGCATCCGCAAGAACCTCACCATCGTTCCTCTGTGTCCGCTGTTCGCCGCCCACTTGAAGAAGCACGGCGGTGAATTCCTCGCCGATGGTGGAAGGTTCCGCCGGCCGACAGCCGCCGACATCGCGCTCGTCACCCGCGTAACACGCAGCGATGCAGCAGCACTCACGCACAAGGAGGGGCATGCGGTCGCCGATAACTGA
- a CDS encoding fumarylacetoacetate hydrolase family protein produces the protein MKLVGFARNGSRHIGALEGETVRDLGTAKQFFADTHAGLAADGGEIFAVDDVELAPPVPETSRIFCVGINYRSHAGESKELAGIEEPTLPMIFGRWQQSLVVDGTPVPLPPNEGLDWEVELAAVIGETTWQADEQTALKHVLGYAAFNDLSARKKQLATPQFTVGKNADFSGPISPVITSDELGDVVSNPGLRVTTHVNGQLMQDGNTRDLIHSVESIIAYITDTLTLQPGDVIATGTPGGIGAGRKPPVLLGDGDVVLVTVENVGSVQNPIVKRT, from the coding sequence ATGAAGCTTGTTGGATTCGCGCGCAATGGTTCTCGTCACATCGGAGCACTCGAGGGTGAGACGGTACGTGATCTCGGCACCGCCAAGCAGTTCTTCGCAGACACCCACGCCGGCCTGGCCGCCGATGGTGGCGAGATCTTTGCGGTGGACGACGTCGAACTGGCACCGCCAGTCCCGGAGACCTCACGTATCTTCTGCGTAGGCATCAACTACCGAAGCCACGCCGGAGAATCAAAGGAGCTAGCCGGCATCGAGGAGCCCACGCTGCCGATGATCTTCGGCCGCTGGCAGCAGAGTCTCGTGGTCGACGGGACGCCCGTCCCGCTGCCGCCCAACGAGGGGTTGGACTGGGAGGTCGAGCTCGCTGCCGTGATCGGCGAGACGACCTGGCAAGCAGACGAGCAAACCGCGCTCAAGCACGTCCTGGGTTACGCAGCATTCAACGACCTTTCGGCACGAAAGAAGCAACTGGCCACACCACAGTTCACCGTCGGCAAGAATGCCGATTTCAGCGGCCCCATCTCTCCAGTCATCACCAGCGACGAGTTGGGCGACGTCGTTTCGAACCCCGGTTTGCGAGTGACGACTCACGTCAACGGTCAGCTGATGCAGGACGGGAACACCCGGGATTTGATCCACAGCGTAGAGAGCATCATCGCCTACATCACCGACACCCTGACGCTGCAACCCGGGGATGTCATTGCCACCGGCACCCCCGGCGGCATCGGAGCCGGCCGTAAGCCACCTGTGCTGCTCGGCGACGGTGACGTGGTTCTCGTGACCGTCGAGAACGTGGGCTCTGTCCAGAACCCCATCGTCAAGCGCACCTGA
- a CDS encoding FadR/GntR family transcriptional regulator: MRKAIRQDLDGQQEHRVECSLRKPHKGVQALATQKSASSTGGARASGLTLNLAPPIGRTVVPAASTSMADQVANQIAEVIEKLKPGDRLGTKQELREQARVSIGTINETLRVLQSRGLIEVRRGPQGGLFVAERSPMAQLGHAVLHLDTDVSSITEAMDIRDALDPLLIEDAVRYSSAQQVKVMRRYLARMADAVDNDDGIGFLRANWKLHEAIADVSPRPILQAFYVSLLNLIEDHTITVAGAADQPLAGFHRDRYEVHSRLVDAIADRNLPEALAVLAEHNAGIARPS; encoded by the coding sequence ATGCGGAAGGCGATCCGTCAAGATTTGGATGGGCAACAAGAGCATCGCGTGGAATGCTCGCTACGGAAGCCGCACAAGGGGGTTCAGGCCTTGGCCACACAGAAGTCAGCTTCGTCGACCGGCGGTGCAAGGGCCAGCGGGCTCACCCTGAACCTCGCGCCACCTATCGGCCGCACCGTTGTTCCTGCGGCTTCGACGAGCATGGCCGACCAGGTGGCCAATCAAATCGCCGAGGTCATCGAAAAACTCAAACCGGGCGACCGCCTGGGAACCAAGCAAGAGTTGCGCGAACAGGCGCGGGTCTCCATCGGCACCATCAATGAGACGCTACGAGTCCTGCAATCGCGTGGGCTGATCGAGGTTCGCCGGGGCCCGCAGGGTGGCTTGTTCGTCGCCGAGCGCTCGCCGATGGCACAACTCGGGCACGCGGTCTTGCACCTCGACACCGACGTGTCCTCGATTACCGAAGCGATGGACATCAGGGACGCTCTGGACCCGCTGCTGATCGAGGATGCGGTGCGCTACAGCTCGGCGCAGCAGGTGAAGGTCATGCGCAGGTATCTCGCCCGCATGGCGGATGCGGTCGACAACGACGACGGCATCGGATTCCTGCGGGCCAACTGGAAACTTCACGAGGCCATCGCAGATGTCAGTCCGCGACCCATCTTGCAGGCCTTCTACGTCAGTCTGCTCAACCTCATCGAGGACCACACCATCACGGTGGCCGGCGCTGCGGACCAGCCATTGGCAGGCTTTCACCGCGATCGTTACGAAGTGCACAGCCGCCTGGTCGATGCGATCGCCGACCGGAACCTGCCTGAAGCGTTGGCCGTGCTCGCCGAGCACAACGCCGGCATCGCCCGCCCGTCCTAG